In Streptomyces capitiformicae, one genomic interval encodes:
- a CDS encoding SDR family NAD(P)-dependent oxidoreductase: MGKLDGRVVLVTGAARGQGEQEARLFRAEGAEVVVADVLDDQGEALAKEIGAHYVHLDVSREDDWSAAVAAAKEAYGRVDGLVNNAGVLRFNALVDTPLDEFMQVVHVNQVGVFLGVKTLAPEIEAAGGGTIVNTASYTGMTGMAYVGAYAATKHAIVGLTRVAALELARKGIRVNAVCPGAIDTAMSDPGDGASAESIDRLYRKRVPLGRIGKPEEVARLALFLSCADSSYITGQPFVIDGGWLAGVSLG; the protein is encoded by the coding sequence ATGGGCAAGCTCGACGGACGTGTAGTCCTCGTCACAGGCGCCGCGCGCGGCCAGGGCGAGCAGGAGGCCCGGCTGTTCCGGGCGGAGGGGGCCGAGGTCGTGGTCGCCGACGTCCTCGACGACCAGGGCGAGGCCCTCGCCAAGGAGATCGGCGCGCACTACGTCCACCTGGACGTGAGCCGCGAGGACGACTGGTCGGCCGCCGTGGCCGCGGCGAAGGAGGCGTACGGCCGCGTCGACGGCCTTGTCAACAACGCAGGCGTCCTGCGCTTCAACGCCCTCGTCGACACCCCCCTCGACGAGTTCATGCAGGTCGTCCATGTCAACCAGGTCGGCGTCTTCCTCGGCGTCAAGACCCTCGCCCCCGAGATCGAGGCGGCCGGCGGCGGCACCATCGTCAACACCGCCTCGTACACCGGGATGACGGGCATGGCGTACGTCGGCGCGTACGCCGCCACCAAGCACGCGATCGTCGGCCTGACCCGGGTGGCCGCGCTGGAGCTGGCCCGCAAGGGGATACGCGTCAACGCGGTCTGCCCCGGCGCCATCGACACCGCGATGTCCGACCCCGGTGACGGTGCCTCCGCCGAGTCCATCGACCGGCTGTACCGCAAGCGCGTGCCGCTCGGCCGGATCGGCAAACCCGAGGAGGTCGCCCGGCTGGCGCTGTTCCTGTCCTGTGCGGACTCGTCGTACATCACCGGGCAGCCGTTCGTGATCGACGGGGGGTGGCTGGCCGGGGTGAGTCTTGGCTGA
- a CDS encoding response regulator transcription factor codes for MRSPRHVRTSQHSPSSHHAALGSSVRPQGLSVALACAQRDWPHRDWPARDDPYVRRALHMAPPYRGLHEADVDVVILRCEDPAVSFAGLLKAMGAMSAPVIVISPRRDSETVVEAFRGGAGYLVEGDYCTCMLSSAVMAATVGHTYLSPSACAALRDAAHGMPDESAAEEAVERLRSLLSPRERQIMELLSTGLGAQEIGLRLRLSEKTVRNNLSNIYAKLDVRGSTEAVLRWLGAASVVRV; via the coding sequence CACAGCCCGTCCTCGCACCATGCGGCGCTCGGCTCGTCGGTTCGCCCCCAGGGCCTGTCCGTCGCGCTCGCATGTGCCCAGCGTGACTGGCCGCACCGTGACTGGCCCGCCCGCGACGACCCGTACGTGCGCCGCGCGCTGCACATGGCGCCGCCCTACCGGGGGCTCCATGAGGCCGACGTCGATGTCGTGATCCTGCGCTGCGAGGATCCGGCGGTCTCCTTCGCGGGGCTGCTGAAGGCCATGGGGGCCATGAGCGCGCCGGTGATCGTCATCAGCCCACGCAGGGACAGCGAGACGGTCGTCGAGGCTTTCCGGGGCGGGGCGGGCTATCTGGTCGAGGGCGACTACTGCACCTGCATGCTCTCCTCGGCGGTCATGGCCGCCACGGTCGGCCACACCTACCTCTCGCCGAGCGCCTGCGCCGCCCTCCGGGACGCGGCCCACGGGATGCCGGACGAGTCGGCCGCCGAGGAGGCGGTGGAACGGCTGCGCTCGCTGCTCTCCCCCCGGGAACGGCAGATCATGGAACTCCTCTCCACCGGCCTCGGCGCCCAGGAGATCGGTCTGCGGTTACGGCTCAGTGAGAAGACCGTCCGCAACAACCTCAGCAACATCTACGCCAAGTTGGACGTCCGGGGGAGTACGGAGGCGGTACTGAGGTGGCTGGGAGCCGCCTCCGTGGTTCGTGTGTGA
- a CDS encoding LLM class flavin-dependent oxidoreductase, which produces MGKRAETDPLAEHKALMEETEYVIQADKSGFKYAWASEHHFLEEYSHLSANDVFLGYLAHATERIHLGSGIFNPLAQVNHPVKVAEKVAMLDHLSEGRFEFGSGRGAGSHEILGFIPGVTDMNYTKEIWEETIAEFPKMWLQDEYVGFQGKHWSLPPRKILPKPYGKSHPAMWYAAGSPPSYAMAAKKGLGVLGFSVQKVSDMEWVLEQYKTAIVDAEPIGDFVNDNVMVTTTAICAPTHDEAVRIAVNGGLHYLPSLVFRYHDTFPRPEGFPVWPETLPPYDEEFIELLISEELLICGDPDEVLTQCKRWEQAGADQLSFGLPVGVPKEETLQTIRLVGEHVIPKIDTDPVHRTSRFRQSA; this is translated from the coding sequence GTGGGAAAGCGGGCCGAGACCGACCCGCTCGCGGAGCACAAGGCGCTGATGGAGGAGACCGAGTACGTCATCCAGGCGGACAAGTCCGGCTTCAAGTACGCGTGGGCCTCCGAGCACCACTTCCTGGAGGAGTACTCGCACCTGTCGGCCAATGATGTGTTCCTGGGGTACCTGGCCCACGCGACCGAGCGGATCCATCTGGGGTCGGGGATCTTCAATCCTCTCGCCCAGGTCAACCACCCCGTCAAGGTCGCCGAGAAGGTCGCCATGCTCGACCATCTCAGCGAGGGCCGCTTCGAGTTCGGCAGCGGGCGCGGGGCCGGCTCCCACGAGATCCTCGGCTTCATCCCTGGTGTGACCGACATGAACTACACCAAGGAGATCTGGGAAGAGACCATCGCCGAGTTCCCCAAGATGTGGCTCCAGGACGAGTACGTCGGCTTCCAGGGCAAGCACTGGTCCCTGCCGCCGCGGAAGATCCTGCCGAAGCCGTACGGGAAGTCCCACCCCGCGATGTGGTACGCCGCCGGCTCGCCGCCGTCGTACGCCATGGCCGCGAAGAAGGGGCTCGGCGTGCTCGGCTTCAGCGTGCAGAAGGTCTCCGACATGGAGTGGGTGCTGGAGCAGTACAAGACCGCGATCGTCGACGCCGAACCGATCGGGGACTTCGTCAACGACAACGTGATGGTGACGACGACGGCGATCTGCGCGCCCACGCATGACGAGGCGGTGCGGATCGCCGTGAACGGCGGGCTGCACTATCTGCCGTCACTCGTGTTCAGGTATCACGACACGTTCCCCCGGCCGGAGGGGTTCCCCGTCTGGCCGGAGACGTTGCCTCCGTATGACGAGGAGTTCATCGAGCTGCTCATCTCCGAGGAGTTGTTGATCTGCGGGGATCCGGACGAGGTGCTCACGCAGTGCAAGCGGTGGGAGCAGGCCGGGGCGGATCAGCTGAGCTTCGGGTTGCCGGTGGGGGTGCCGAAGGAGGAGACGTTGCAGACGATTCGGTTGGTGGGGGAGCACGTGATTCCGAAGATCGACACGGATCCTGTGCACAGGACGTCCCGTTTCCGGCAGTCCGCCTGA